A genomic window from Nocardioides jiangxiensis includes:
- a CDS encoding ATP-dependent helicase — protein sequence MADPLERFGEATRTWFRAAFAAPTPAQVGAWAAIAAGRHALVVAPTGSGKTLSAFLAGVDRLLTDEPPEDPRRRCRVLYVSPLKALAVDVERNLRAPLTGIRHTADRLGLPVADVRVGVRSGDTPAAERRKLATAPPDIMITTPESLFLMLTSGAREALRGVQTVIVDEVHAVAGTKRGAHLALTLERLDALLERPAQRIGLSATVRPLEEVARFLGGAAPVEIVAPPSTKEWDLRVVVPVEDMTSPGDYDEESEDPARSGSLWPHVEESVVDLIEQHRSTIVFANSRRLAERLTARFNEIATERSGLAVDRAVASPAAVIAQSGTSYAPETVIAKAHHGSVSKEQRALIEDDLKRGRLPCVVATSSLELGIDMGDVDLVVQIESPPSVASALQRVGRAGHQVGEVSRGVLYPKHRGDLAQTAVAVERMRAGAIESLRVPSNPLDVLAQQVVAMTALDAWHVDELYELARRSAPYAHLPRAAFDTTLDLLAGRYPSDEFAELRPRVVWDRVTGQVTGRPGAQRLAVTSGGTIPDRGLFGVFLVGSEAGSGGGKRVGELDEEMVYESRVGDVFALGATSWRIEDITHDRVLVTPAPGVPGRLPFWKGDTLGRPAELGEAVGALGRELAALPQELAVARAKEAGLDEWAAANLAGYVAEQADATRIVPSDRSIVVERCRDELGDWRLVVHSPYGTPVHAPWALAINARLRERYGVEASAVASDDGIVLRVPDTSAEPPGGDIVVFEPGEIEEIVTAEVGGSALFASRFRECAARALLLPRRDPGKRSPLWQQRQRSAQLLEVAAKYPSFPIVLEAVREVLQDVYDLPGLVGLLTRIDRREVQVVDVDTPMPSPYARSLLFGYVAQFVYEGDSPIAERRAAALQLDQGLLAELLGRAELRELLDPVVLAETEAELQRLVEDRRARDAEGVADLLRLLGPLSAAEVGARYRGVDAQADLATLAAARRAAVLRIAGTEHWVAIEDVARLRDGLGVPVPPGTPSVFTEPVTDPLGDLVGRYARTHGPFTADEVAARFGLGVAVVRHTLTRLAGEGRVLEGEFRPAGAGSEWCDAEVLRRLRRRSLARLRAEVEPVDPAALGRFLPHWQGVTRRQGALRGVDGVVAAIEQLAGCPVPASALESLVLPARVRDYSPAFLDELTATGEVLWAGHGALPGDDGWVSLHLADQCDLTLPAPVPFEHSELHQAVLDALAPGGAWFFRQLADTVGSTDDQALATVLWELVWAGRIGNDTLAPLRALIGGGSTTHRTRRPAPRARTASRRPAMPSRGGPPQTAGRWSALPAVDLDPTRRAHALAEGLLERHGVVTRGAVQAERSPGGFAAAYKVLSQFEESGRCRRGYFVAGLGAAQFGSSGAVDRLRTFSDPGDEPVAIALAATDPANPYGAALPWPERSVVDPTAEGGSGHRPGRKAGALAVLVDGALVLYVERGGRTLLTFTDDHELLVPASAALADAVRRGQLGRLTVERADGEQLLGSGSTPLREALTAAGFVATPRGLRIRA from the coding sequence GTGGCTGATCCCCTGGAGCGTTTCGGTGAGGCGACGCGGACGTGGTTCCGCGCCGCCTTCGCTGCGCCCACGCCTGCACAGGTGGGGGCGTGGGCCGCGATCGCGGCCGGGCGCCACGCGCTCGTCGTCGCGCCCACCGGCTCCGGCAAGACGCTGTCGGCGTTCCTCGCCGGGGTCGACCGCCTCCTGACCGACGAGCCGCCGGAGGACCCACGGCGACGCTGCCGTGTCCTGTACGTCTCCCCGCTCAAGGCCCTCGCCGTCGACGTCGAGCGCAACCTGCGCGCACCGCTGACCGGCATCCGGCACACCGCCGACCGACTCGGCCTCCCGGTCGCCGACGTACGGGTCGGCGTGCGCTCCGGCGACACCCCTGCCGCCGAGCGGCGCAAGCTGGCGACCGCACCGCCGGACATCATGATCACGACGCCGGAGTCGCTCTTCCTCATGCTCACCTCCGGAGCGCGCGAGGCGCTGCGGGGCGTGCAGACGGTGATCGTCGACGAGGTCCACGCCGTGGCCGGCACCAAGCGCGGTGCCCATCTCGCGCTGACCCTCGAGCGGCTCGACGCCCTGCTGGAGCGGCCGGCGCAGCGGATCGGCCTCTCCGCGACCGTGCGCCCCCTGGAGGAGGTAGCCCGCTTCCTCGGCGGCGCTGCTCCCGTCGAGATCGTGGCGCCGCCCTCGACGAAGGAGTGGGACCTCCGGGTCGTCGTCCCGGTCGAGGACATGACCAGCCCCGGCGACTACGACGAGGAGAGCGAGGACCCGGCCCGGTCCGGCTCCCTGTGGCCCCATGTCGAGGAGAGCGTCGTCGACCTCATCGAGCAGCATCGCTCGACGATCGTCTTCGCCAACTCCCGCCGCCTCGCCGAGCGGCTGACCGCCCGTTTCAACGAGATCGCCACCGAGCGGTCAGGGCTCGCCGTCGACCGTGCGGTCGCGTCCCCCGCCGCGGTGATCGCCCAGTCCGGCACGTCGTACGCCCCGGAGACCGTCATCGCCAAGGCCCACCACGGCTCGGTGTCGAAGGAGCAGCGCGCGCTCATCGAGGACGACCTCAAGCGCGGCCGCCTCCCCTGCGTCGTGGCCACCTCCTCCCTCGAGCTCGGCATCGACATGGGCGACGTCGACCTGGTCGTGCAGATCGAGTCGCCGCCCTCGGTGGCGTCCGCCCTCCAGCGCGTCGGCCGGGCCGGCCACCAGGTCGGCGAGGTCTCGCGCGGAGTCCTCTACCCCAAGCACCGTGGTGACCTCGCCCAGACGGCGGTCGCCGTCGAACGGATGCGTGCCGGCGCCATCGAGTCGCTGCGCGTCCCCTCCAACCCGCTCGACGTCCTGGCCCAGCAGGTGGTCGCGATGACCGCGCTCGATGCGTGGCACGTCGACGAGCTCTACGAGCTGGCGCGGCGGTCGGCGCCCTACGCACACCTCCCGCGAGCGGCGTTCGACACCACCCTCGACCTGCTCGCGGGGCGCTACCCCTCCGACGAGTTCGCCGAGCTGCGTCCGCGCGTCGTGTGGGACCGCGTGACCGGCCAGGTCACCGGTCGCCCCGGTGCGCAGCGGCTCGCGGTGACCAGCGGCGGCACCATCCCCGATCGAGGACTGTTCGGCGTCTTCCTGGTCGGCTCGGAGGCCGGGAGCGGGGGCGGCAAGCGCGTCGGCGAGCTCGACGAGGAGATGGTCTACGAGTCGCGCGTCGGTGACGTCTTCGCCCTCGGTGCGACCAGCTGGCGCATCGAGGACATCACCCACGACCGGGTGCTCGTGACGCCGGCACCCGGCGTGCCCGGCCGCCTCCCGTTCTGGAAGGGGGACACTCTCGGGCGCCCCGCGGAGCTGGGCGAGGCGGTCGGCGCACTCGGCCGGGAGCTCGCCGCGCTTCCACAGGAACTGGCCGTCGCGCGCGCGAAGGAGGCCGGGCTCGACGAGTGGGCGGCAGCCAACCTCGCCGGGTACGTCGCCGAGCAGGCCGACGCCACGCGCATCGTGCCCAGTGACCGGTCGATCGTCGTGGAGAGGTGTCGTGACGAGCTCGGCGACTGGCGCCTGGTCGTCCACTCGCCCTACGGCACGCCCGTCCACGCCCCCTGGGCCCTGGCCATCAACGCGCGGCTGCGCGAGCGCTACGGCGTGGAGGCCTCCGCGGTGGCCTCCGACGACGGCATCGTGCTGCGGGTCCCGGACACCTCGGCGGAGCCGCCGGGTGGCGACATCGTCGTCTTCGAGCCGGGCGAGATCGAGGAGATCGTGACCGCCGAGGTCGGCGGTTCGGCACTCTTCGCCTCCCGCTTCCGCGAGTGCGCCGCGCGGGCCCTCCTGCTCCCCCGCCGCGACCCGGGCAAGAGGTCGCCGCTCTGGCAGCAGCGCCAACGCTCTGCGCAGCTGCTCGAGGTCGCGGCGAAGTACCCGTCGTTCCCGATCGTGCTGGAGGCGGTCAGGGAGGTGCTTCAGGACGTCTACGACCTGCCTGGCCTCGTGGGCCTGCTGACCCGGATCGACCGGCGCGAGGTGCAGGTCGTCGACGTCGACACCCCGATGCCGTCCCCCTACGCCCGCTCGCTGCTCTTCGGCTACGTCGCGCAGTTCGTCTACGAGGGCGACTCCCCCATCGCCGAACGCCGGGCCGCCGCCCTCCAGCTCGACCAGGGGCTGCTGGCCGAGCTCCTGGGGCGTGCCGAGCTCCGCGAGCTGCTTGACCCGGTCGTGCTCGCCGAGACCGAGGCGGAGCTGCAGCGCCTCGTCGAGGACCGCAGGGCGCGCGATGCCGAGGGCGTGGCCGACCTGCTGCGGCTGCTCGGCCCCCTCTCGGCTGCAGAGGTCGGGGCCCGCTACCGGGGCGTGGACGCACAGGCCGACCTGGCCACGCTCGCCGCTGCTCGACGGGCCGCCGTGCTACGTATCGCCGGTACGGAGCACTGGGTCGCCATCGAGGACGTCGCGCGCCTCCGCGACGGCCTCGGAGTGCCCGTGCCGCCGGGCACTCCCTCGGTCTTCACCGAGCCCGTGACAGACCCGCTCGGCGACCTCGTCGGCCGCTACGCACGCACGCACGGGCCCTTCACCGCCGACGAGGTGGCGGCCCGCTTCGGGCTGGGCGTCGCGGTCGTCCGGCACACACTCACGCGGCTCGCCGGCGAGGGGCGCGTGCTGGAGGGTGAGTTCCGGCCCGCCGGAGCCGGGTCGGAGTGGTGCGATGCCGAGGTCCTCCGCCGTCTGCGGAGGCGGTCGCTGGCACGGCTGCGGGCCGAGGTCGAGCCGGTAGACCCCGCGGCCCTGGGTCGTTTCCTCCCGCACTGGCAGGGCGTCACCCGCAGGCAGGGAGCCCTGCGTGGGGTCGACGGCGTCGTCGCCGCGATCGAGCAGCTCGCCGGCTGTCCGGTGCCGGCCAGTGCGCTCGAGTCGCTCGTGCTGCCCGCCCGCGTTCGTGACTACTCCCCGGCGTTCCTCGACGAGCTGACCGCGACCGGCGAGGTGCTCTGGGCCGGCCACGGTGCGCTGCCCGGGGACGACGGCTGGGTCTCGCTGCACCTCGCCGACCAGTGCGACCTGACGCTGCCCGCCCCCGTGCCCTTCGAGCACTCCGAGCTCCACCAGGCGGTTCTCGACGCACTCGCACCAGGAGGTGCGTGGTTCTTCCGCCAGCTCGCCGACACCGTCGGTTCGACCGACGACCAGGCCCTCGCGACCGTGCTGTGGGAGCTGGTGTGGGCGGGCCGGATCGGCAACGACACCCTGGCGCCGCTGCGAGCGCTGATCGGGGGCGGCTCGACGACCCACCGCACCCGTCGCCCCGCGCCCCGGGCACGCACGGCGTCCCGACGGCCCGCGATGCCCAGCCGCGGGGGGCCGCCGCAGACGGCCGGCCGCTGGAGCGCGCTGCCGGCCGTCGACCTCGATCCCACCCGCCGCGCACACGCGCTCGCCGAAGGGCTGCTCGAGCGCCACGGGGTGGTCACCCGCGGAGCAGTGCAGGCCGAGCGGTCCCCGGGCGGGTTCGCCGCGGCGTACAAGGTGCTGAGCCAGTTCGAGGAGTCCGGACGGTGCCGACGCGGCTACTTCGTGGCCGGCCTGGGCGCAGCGCAGTTCGGCTCGTCGGGCGCGGTCGACCGGCTGCGCACCTTCTCCGATCCGGGTGACGAGCCGGTGGCGATCGCCCTGGCAGCGACCGATCCCGCG
- a CDS encoding MFS transporter: MSLASERVDTVALQRRTVRSLVATQAVGALGITIALATASLLARDLSGSDSLAGLAQTSQVLGAAVASWTLASVMATRGRRVGLLAGICFATVGSLLCVVAGAVGSMPLLLLGTFLVGSMTAANSSARYAATDLADPETRARDLSLVVWATTVGAVLGPNLAEPSAALADRLGLPPLTGPFLVGAVGMAVAAVVVAVRLRPDPLVVARQVAGESVPRRPGPGGVMVGALAVMRDEPLVACAMAAVAAAHAVMVGVMVMTPLHMQHGGAHLHVIGLVISVHVLGMFAFAPVVGWLTDRMGRPRMIVLGGAVLLVAVTLAGLSPQGSSWQVFAGLFVLGIGWSFVTIAGSTLLTDRTPLAARTDVQGASDLVMGLSAGVAGGLSGVVVGALGYGWLNALAAALGAVVLGVGVVAGRSGSRP, translated from the coding sequence ATGAGTCTCGCCTCGGAGAGGGTGGACACGGTCGCCCTGCAGCGGCGCACGGTCCGCAGCCTGGTGGCCACGCAGGCCGTAGGCGCGCTCGGCATCACGATCGCGCTGGCGACCGCCTCCCTGCTCGCGCGTGACCTCAGCGGCTCTGACAGCCTCGCCGGCCTGGCCCAGACCAGCCAGGTGCTCGGTGCCGCGGTGGCGTCGTGGACCCTGGCGTCGGTCATGGCCACGCGGGGTCGCCGGGTGGGTCTGCTGGCGGGCATCTGCTTCGCCACCGTCGGTTCCCTGCTCTGTGTCGTCGCAGGTGCGGTGGGCTCGATGCCCCTGCTGCTGCTCGGCACGTTCCTCGTGGGGTCGATGACCGCTGCGAACTCGTCGGCACGGTATGCGGCGACCGACCTCGCCGACCCGGAGACCCGCGCGCGGGACCTCTCGCTGGTCGTCTGGGCGACCACGGTGGGCGCCGTCCTGGGGCCGAACCTCGCGGAGCCGTCGGCTGCTTTGGCGGACCGGCTCGGTCTGCCGCCGCTGACCGGCCCGTTCCTCGTCGGGGCCGTCGGCATGGCGGTGGCAGCGGTGGTCGTCGCCGTGCGGCTGCGCCCGGACCCCCTCGTCGTCGCCAGGCAGGTCGCGGGCGAGAGCGTGCCTCGGCGTCCCGGACCCGGCGGCGTCATGGTCGGAGCGCTGGCGGTCATGCGCGACGAGCCCCTCGTCGCGTGCGCGATGGCAGCCGTGGCAGCGGCCCACGCCGTCATGGTGGGCGTCATGGTGATGACGCCTCTGCACATGCAGCACGGGGGCGCGCACCTGCACGTGATCGGCCTCGTGATCAGCGTGCACGTCCTGGGCATGTTCGCCTTCGCGCCGGTCGTCGGATGGCTCACCGACCGGATGGGCCGTCCACGGATGATCGTGCTGGGCGGTGCGGTGCTCCTCGTCGCGGTCACCCTGGCGGGGCTCTCGCCCCAGGGCAGCTCGTGGCAGGTCTTCGCGGGTCTCTTCGTGCTCGGCATCGGGTGGTCGTTCGTGACCATCGCCGGGTCCACCCTGCTGACCGACCGGACGCCGCTGGCCGCCCGCACCGACGTGCAGGGCGCGTCCGACCTGGTCATGGGCCTCTCCGCCGGTGTCGCCGGGGGACTCTCCGGAGTGGTCGTCGGCGCCTTGGGCTACGGCTGGCTCAACGCGCTCGCCGCAGCGCTGGGGGCGGTGGTACTCGGCGTGGGCGTGGTCGCCGGCCGGTCCGGCTCGCGCCCGTGA
- a CDS encoding DUF3046 domain-containing protein, with protein sequence MRHSEFWERMTAALRDEGYARYWAGSTVIGSLEGRTVDEALAAGESPKAVWRAVHAVLDLPERDR encoded by the coding sequence ATGCGGCACAGCGAGTTCTGGGAGCGGATGACGGCGGCGCTGCGCGACGAGGGCTATGCCCGCTACTGGGCCGGCAGCACCGTCATCGGCAGCCTGGAGGGACGCACGGTCGACGAAGCGCTCGCGGCCGGTGAGAGCCCCAAGGCCGTCTGGCGGGCCGTGCACGCCGTGCTCGACCTGCCCGAGCGCGACCGGTGA
- a CDS encoding glycosyltransferase family A protein — translation MLAFVTSLRHPHNSADYGRVEQLLQETLGSVTAQTSDDYVVYVVGNRAPAFTLPDRTFFVPVDFAPPVDVAGPQFELGPFVRDKGTKIGIGLAAAREHRPDHVMIFDADDYVHHDIAALSSSDPDANGWLVEEGYIYSRARQAYQVQKRFFGVCGTSHVVAWRAYDVPQDLPLTATQDEVAEAYGERLGALLGAHRNKRIWLSKHGNKLDPMPFRGAVYQVDTGENHSGKGLRGVARPLGRELTSTYGVPRLRSRVAAAGAAWAPSELVYSARKRSADRRARAGKAAASA, via the coding sequence ATGCTGGCCTTCGTCACCTCCCTTCGTCACCCGCACAACTCGGCCGACTACGGACGCGTGGAGCAGCTGCTCCAGGAGACCCTCGGCTCGGTCACCGCGCAGACCTCCGACGACTACGTCGTGTACGTCGTCGGCAACCGGGCACCGGCCTTCACGCTGCCCGACCGGACCTTCTTCGTCCCGGTCGACTTCGCCCCACCGGTCGACGTGGCAGGTCCCCAGTTCGAGCTCGGCCCGTTCGTGCGCGACAAGGGCACGAAGATCGGGATCGGCCTCGCCGCAGCCCGTGAGCACCGCCCTGACCACGTCATGATCTTCGACGCGGACGACTACGTGCACCACGACATCGCGGCGCTGTCGTCCTCCGACCCGGATGCGAACGGATGGCTCGTCGAGGAGGGCTACATCTACTCGCGGGCGCGCCAGGCCTACCAGGTGCAGAAGCGGTTCTTCGGCGTCTGCGGCACCAGCCACGTCGTCGCCTGGCGGGCCTACGACGTGCCGCAGGACCTCCCCCTCACCGCGACCCAGGACGAGGTCGCCGAGGCGTACGGCGAGCGGCTGGGCGCCCTGCTCGGCGCCCACCGCAACAAGCGCATCTGGCTCTCCAAGCACGGCAACAAGCTGGACCCGATGCCGTTCCGCGGCGCGGTCTACCAGGTCGACACCGGCGAGAACCACTCCGGCAAGGGCCTGCGCGGTGTGGCCCGCCCGCTCGGTCGCGAGCTCACGTCGACCTACGGCGTGCCGCGCCTCCGGTCGCGGGTGGCCGCCGCCGGGGCGGCGTGGGCGCCCTCCGAGCTGGTGTACAGCGCGAGGAAGCGCTCTGCAGACCGCCGGGCCCGGGCTGGGAAGGCCGCCGCCTCCGCCTGA
- a CDS encoding DUF305 domain-containing protein: MRPSVVRRPAAASFLAALAALAGLTACGGRPAAAPAPVETAPNGAVFNAADAAFARDLLRQRAEEFALIDLTVGRRLDPELTAFLDRAREARAAEVDTTTTWLTDWGKDVPSTVRDHAAGHAGVHAFPEVEKASDADFQERWIATFLDELRDSGRIAAAEATHGANADARDLAASVRDTNEEESHALEELLA, translated from the coding sequence ATGCGCCCCTCCGTCGTACGCCGCCCCGCCGCCGCGTCGTTCCTCGCCGCGCTCGCCGCCCTCGCGGGCCTCACCGCGTGTGGTGGCCGGCCGGCTGCCGCTCCCGCCCCGGTGGAGACCGCCCCCAACGGCGCGGTCTTCAACGCCGCCGACGCCGCGTTCGCTCGCGACCTGCTCCGGCAGCGCGCCGAGGAGTTCGCCCTGATCGACCTCACCGTCGGACGCCGGCTGGACCCGGAGCTCACGGCATTCCTCGACCGGGCCCGCGAGGCCCGGGCCGCCGAGGTCGACACCACCACGACCTGGCTGACCGACTGGGGCAAGGACGTGCCGAGCACGGTCCGGGACCACGCCGCCGGTCACGCGGGGGTGCACGCCTTCCCGGAGGTCGAGAAGGCCTCCGACGCCGACTTCCAGGAGCGCTGGATCGCGACCTTCCTCGACGAGCTCCGCGACAGCGGCCGCATCGCGGCCGCCGAGGCCACGCATGGCGCCAACGCCGACGCCCGGGACCTTGCAGCCTCGGTCCGGGACACCAACGAGGAGGAGTCCCACGCCCTCGAGGAGCTCCTCGCCTGA
- a CDS encoding nucleoside deaminase — protein MATTGRDQHWLERAVELATANVADGGGPFGAVLVRDDVEVARGQNRVTRDHDPTAHAEVVAIRSACAVLATHVLTGLTLYSSCEPCPLCLTASLWARLDRVVYAADRTDAAGAGFDDRVFYELLDQPRSTWPTPVERLEVVGHEAPFSAWLAHAARIRY, from the coding sequence ATGGCGACGACAGGCAGGGACCAGCACTGGCTCGAGCGAGCGGTGGAGCTGGCGACCGCCAACGTCGCCGACGGCGGCGGGCCGTTCGGCGCCGTCCTGGTCCGTGACGACGTCGAGGTCGCGAGGGGCCAGAACCGGGTGACGCGGGACCACGACCCCACGGCGCACGCCGAGGTGGTCGCGATCCGCAGCGCGTGCGCCGTGCTCGCGACCCACGTCCTGACCGGCCTGACCCTGTACAGCTCCTGCGAGCCGTGCCCGCTCTGCCTCACCGCCAGCCTCTGGGCCCGCCTCGACCGCGTCGTGTACGCCGCGGACCGGACCGACGCCGCCGGCGCCGGGTTCGACGACCGGGTCTTCTACGAGCTGCTCGACCAGCCGAGGAGCACCTGGCCCACCCCCGTGGAGCGGCTGGAGGTCGTGGGCCACGAGGCCCCGTTCTCGGCGTGGCTCGCCCACGCGGCGCGCATCCGCTACTGA
- a CDS encoding DinB family protein, which translates to MSTLQPIPDDKDWTWVLSRPCPECGFAADTLEATEFGEMVRINAERWVQVLERRDAVERPAERTWSPLEYACHVRDVHRIFAERLVLMLETDNPRFPNWDQDATAVEERYAEQDPAVVAAELVEAAAHVASIYDGVHGDQWSRPGTRSNGSVFTVDTIGRYHLHDDVHHLDDVHG; encoded by the coding sequence ATGTCGACGCTGCAGCCGATCCCCGACGACAAGGACTGGACCTGGGTCCTGAGTCGCCCGTGCCCCGAGTGCGGCTTCGCCGCCGACACCCTCGAGGCGACCGAGTTCGGCGAGATGGTGCGGATCAACGCCGAGCGCTGGGTGCAGGTCCTCGAGCGCCGCGACGCCGTCGAGAGGCCCGCAGAGCGCACGTGGTCGCCGCTGGAGTACGCCTGCCACGTGCGCGACGTGCACCGGATCTTCGCCGAGCGGCTCGTGCTCATGCTCGAGACGGACAACCCGCGCTTCCCGAACTGGGACCAGGACGCCACCGCGGTCGAGGAGCGCTACGCCGAGCAGGACCCCGCCGTCGTCGCCGCCGAGCTCGTCGAGGCAGCCGCCCACGTCGCCTCGATCTACGACGGCGTCCACGGTGACCAGTGGTCACGTCCGGGCACGCGCAGCAACGGCTCGGTGTTCACGGTCGACACGATCGGGCGCTACCACCTGCACGACGACGTCCACCACCTCGACGACGTGCACGGCTGA